Proteins from a genomic interval of Meiothermus sp.:
- a CDS encoding multicopper oxidase family protein, translated as MNRRELLKYGALGLAGSYALSRLTALAQASFPQPRTLEVRRAGGVVEAQIAARQSNLTMGGKPVQLLTYGGFPGPTLRLREGETVRLNFTNNLPEATNLHLHGLHVPPSVDDPLALVQPGESRLYEFTVPKGSAGTYWYHPHVHGRVAPQLYAGLAGLLVVEGPLDALPELKGAEEHLLVLKDWLFSGNRIPAWTHMDWMNGREGNLLTVNAAVRPTLRAQKATLRLRLLNASNARYYRLALENHPLYLIATDGGFLEKPVELPELLLAPGERAEVLVRLIRPGSYRLQALPYNRGAMMMHGGMNGMMGDQGMGQGMGQGMGMMDHGGMGGMGDTGMMGSMMGMGATRLETLLTVVAPASPKPLPLPASLAPVERLEPARATATRRFELGERMMQAEFFINGQMFDPARVDVRAQLGSLEVWELVNKTDMDHPFHLHTYPFQVLSRGGKPAPYRAWKDTVNLRKNETVRIAVPLRDFSGVTVYHCHLVEHEDRGMMGILQVKG; from the coding sequence ATGAACCGACGCGAACTGTTGAAGTACGGAGCCCTGGGCCTGGCGGGCAGCTACGCGCTCTCGAGGCTTACCGCCCTCGCCCAGGCGTCCTTTCCCCAGCCCCGCACGCTCGAGGTGCGCCGGGCGGGCGGCGTGGTAGAGGCGCAGATTGCTGCTCGACAAAGCAATCTCACCATGGGCGGCAAACCCGTCCAACTGCTGACCTACGGTGGCTTCCCCGGCCCTACCCTGCGCCTGCGCGAGGGCGAGACGGTGCGGCTCAACTTCACCAACAACCTCCCCGAGGCCACCAACCTGCACCTGCACGGCTTGCACGTGCCCCCGAGCGTGGACGACCCGCTGGCCCTGGTCCAGCCCGGCGAGAGCCGCCTGTACGAGTTCACCGTCCCTAAGGGCTCAGCGGGGACTTACTGGTACCACCCCCACGTCCACGGCCGGGTGGCCCCACAGCTCTACGCGGGGCTGGCGGGCCTGCTGGTGGTGGAAGGGCCGCTCGATGCCCTGCCCGAGTTGAAGGGGGCCGAGGAACACCTCCTGGTGCTCAAAGACTGGCTGTTCTCCGGCAACCGGATCCCGGCCTGGACCCACATGGACTGGATGAACGGCCGGGAGGGCAACCTGCTCACCGTCAACGCCGCCGTGCGCCCGACCCTGCGTGCTCAGAAGGCCACCCTGCGCCTGCGGCTCTTGAACGCCAGCAACGCCCGCTACTACCGGCTGGCGCTGGAAAACCATCCCCTCTACCTCATCGCCACCGACGGCGGCTTCCTCGAGAAGCCTGTCGAGCTCCCCGAACTCCTGCTGGCCCCCGGCGAACGGGCCGAGGTGCTCGTGCGCCTGATCCGGCCCGGCAGCTATCGGCTGCAGGCCCTCCCCTACAACCGTGGCGCGATGATGATGCACGGCGGCATGAACGGCATGATGGGCGACCAGGGCATGGGCCAGGGGATGGGCCAAGGGATGGGGATGATGGACCACGGCGGCATGGGGGGCATGGGCGACACGGGGATGATGGGCTCCATGATGGGCATGGGGGCCACCCGCCTCGAGACCCTGCTCACCGTGGTGGCCCCGGCCAGCCCCAAGCCCCTGCCGCTGCCGGCCTCGCTGGCCCCCGTCGAACGCCTCGAGCCCGCCAGGGCTACCGCTACCCGCCGCTTCGAGCTAGGCGAGCGAATGATGCAAGCTGAATTCTTTATCAACGGCCAAATGTTCGACCCGGCCCGGGTAGATGTGCGGGCCCAATTGGGAAGCCTCGAGGTCTGGGAGCTGGTTAACAAAACCGACATGGATCACCCCTTCCACCTGCACACCTATCCCTTCCAGGTGCTCTCGCGGGGCGGCAAGCCGGCGCCCTACCGGGCCTGGAAGGACACCGTGAACCTGCGCAAGAACGAGACCGTACGGATCGCGGTGCCCCTGCGCGACTTCAGCGGGGTCACCGTCTACCACTGCCACCTCGTCGAGCACGAGGACCGGGGGATGATGGGGATCTTGCAGGTGAAGGGATGA
- a CDS encoding DUF302 domain-containing protein, whose product MSNYAMKTILSGDLIEVRTRAVEALKAQGFGILSEIDVQKTLKEKLGLEYEPYLILGACNPNLARQALDTDRDIGLLLPCNVVLRQLEGEVEVSILDPEAMFSLTEEATRRQLEPLAQEARVRLSRALQTLEEAP is encoded by the coding sequence GTGTCGAACTACGCGATGAAAACCATTTTGTCGGGTGACTTGATCGAGGTCAGGACCCGAGCTGTGGAAGCGCTGAAAGCCCAGGGCTTTGGCATTCTGAGTGAGATTGACGTACAAAAGACCCTGAAGGAGAAGCTGGGCCTGGAGTACGAGCCGTACCTGATCCTGGGAGCCTGCAACCCCAACCTGGCCCGGCAGGCCCTAGATACAGACCGTGACATCGGGCTGTTGCTGCCCTGCAACGTGGTGCTACGCCAGCTCGAGGGGGAGGTTGAGGTCAGCATCCTCGACCCCGAGGCAATGTTTAGCTTAACTGAAGAAGCCACCCGGCGACAGCTCGAGCCCTTGGCCCAAGAGGCCCGTGTCCGTTTGAGCCGTGCT
- a CDS encoding four-helix bundle copper-binding protein, translating into MQHSSQHHTHGTTGMSPAMQACIEACGECHDVCLTTVQHCLQHGGQHVEPAHMTIMMDCVQICETAKDFMLRGSRLHAQVCRACAEVCEACAQSCEAIDDPDGAMRACADACRRCAQECRRMAQAA; encoded by the coding sequence ATGCAGCACAGCAGCCAGCACCACACCCACGGCACCACCGGCATGAGCCCCGCCATGCAGGCTTGCATCGAGGCCTGCGGGGAGTGCCACGACGTATGCCTCACCACCGTTCAACACTGCCTGCAGCACGGCGGCCAGCACGTCGAGCCCGCCCACATGACCATTATGATGGACTGTGTACAGATTTGCGAGACGGCCAAGGACTTCATGCTGCGGGGCTCGCGGCTCCACGCCCAGGTCTGCCGGGCCTGTGCCGAGGTCTGCGAGGCGTGCGCCCAGAGCTGCGAGGCCATCGATGACCCCGACGGCGCGATGAGGGCCTGTGCCGACGCCTGCCGCCGCTGCGCCCAGGAGTGCCGCCGCATGGCCCAGGCCGCCTGA